The region CATTCCCTGGTAAAGTTGTCTTGTTACTCCCTGGCGAGTACTATCCCCGAAGAGTTGCCTGATTTACTTCCTCAGCGGAGTATTGTTTGCTTCCCgagcagagtccccgagtggatttggattgtgaaggatgttccccagtggagtttatcCTGCCCTGGCAATAGTGTTGTTctctccagcatgagtgagaagtcggtgtGTTCTCCGTGAGGCATTCCCCAATaagagtctccccgcagagtattcttcaagcagagtctcccaacagagttggagtatctgatggtttggctccctagccagggttgcatcttgcatgtagtattcattgcatcctcaaatcgcgtagcatttccatttttatgtggagcattacgccatagaaaaattcaaacatatgcattcatgtgttcgaacccttcagaccgtatccccggcagaggcggatttttgatcaacatctgtacaacacgtttgctacagttgctcctgacggcatTCAGGATTGTTCCCCCCggagaggtttatttcctcatccgttggtgaaaaGAAAACCTGGTTCTACCCAGTGGTCTCCTAGCAGATGTGGGTatgtccgatctctccatgtagagtctaccccttaagcataaagcgtctaccatttccttctacgctccccactgagttagatCCTCGTGGAGGACGGTTGTTTCAGTTCTCTCCCTGCCTGGTCCCTATTGAGTTttttcctcattaggatgagtcttgttcCAGTCTGCccttttggatcgatcctaaattggctccccgttgactgtttcttgtacttccctggggcataaatgaatagttgctcactaaccggcgctcgttcatcttatcctcagcggaatttgtgggcctctacctacgaaccggtagttgtaagtcctatctttgtggttttctacctactaactggtagttgtaaaatcccactttcatcccctagcagaggtaacctttgtggttcattctggttgttggaggattttgcggtcttctaccttctacccggtagttgtaaatccttttttctcactccGTCCCTCAACGGATtttgtggcctctacctacaaaccggtagttgtaagtcctatctttgtggttttctacctactaaccggtagatgtaatcccctctttgcagttatcagtacccggtttgcggtattgatagtcttgtcccctctggatacttgccttgatcaagcagtattgtccccagtagggtcttcgccttccttttggataattgctccgagtaagcaattcTATCCTGggtgggtcctctttcattcaccatttgctggtaatgtttgtagtttacccttttgattggtcatctttgcatacctagtctggtaccccgatgcctttcttttcggtcgtttatccatttacCAACCTacaatccggttatggataatcttccatgcgagtgtattatctacgttttgacggctataggtaatatatctcatgcactctctggtcagtcttttgattgttttctccagcagagtaagattcgtattcctcgtggaatcagatgtccatcctttaacaagtttgcttgcgctctcttcaggatgatgtcggtcgtttatccacttaacaacctacaacccagttatggataatcttccatgcgagtatattatctacgttttgacggctatagataatatgtctcatgcgctcttgggtcgaagtcgtcctccccagtcgagtaagattcgtattccttgtggaatcgaatgtccttcctttaacaagactgctttcctagccctcttcaggatgttgagtgttttggaacacaaaccaattcacgtttggtcggtcacccgtctcgtacctacaacccggtatccttggtgttccttcctaTTTGCTCGTtgtcgtgaccttgttccccagtgagaTCTCCTGCAAGTGTTTATCCTTGTCCAGACATGTAGATGTCAATATtctgtcagcacccgcgtgtgttgtttctttggtgtcgaTAAACACCATCTTCCGGTGATTTCCCAatcatgcgtaagtgtctggtcttctttggtgtcggtaaacaccatctttcgctgatttcccagtcatgcgtaagtgtctggtattcttttgatgtctgtaaacatcatctttcgatgttcgtaacgtcgtcctccttccctagtaaagagattcctcctctccgttggtgtcgataaacgtcgagtttttcctatgcgtccgttggcgtctagttgatatctttccccacagggtcgtcccccaattgatcctcctctccgttggtgtcgataaacgtcgagtttttcccgatcatccgttgatgatttggttgtgttcattatccccagaagatttctcctctccgttggtgtcgataaacgtcgagtttttcccatgCGTCTGTTGACGTATAGTTTCTTATTCCtcacagatcatttggtaataccagatgACTCCCCTCAgagattcctcctctccgttggtgtcgataaacgtcgagtttttcctattcgtcctatgacgtctagttgtacccttccccatgcggatttacctctccgttggtttcgataaacgttgagtttttctcattcgtccgatgacgtctgattgtataccctattcccagtcattcattaatgtctggttgatttcccagccagaatccccagtagacgtcctatttggtgtccAGTTGTGGTCTCCCcttcgtccgatgacgtctggtcgagttttcaTGGTCGTCCCAgttgattctccttctccgttggtgtcgataaacgttgagtctctcatttcgtccgttgacgtctggtcgagttttcctggtcgtcccagttgattctccttctccgttggtgtcgataaacatcgagcttctccctttcgtccgttgacgtctggtcgagtctttccattcatccattgatgtctggctacctctccgttggtcttggtaaacgtcgagtttttcctggtcgtccccagtagaatttttcctggtcgtccccagttgacctacctctccgttggtttcggtaaacgttgagtttttcccactacgtccgctgacgtatggttgtgCCCTTTtctggtcgtccccagtagagttgatttacctctccattggtcttggtaaacgttgagtttttcctagttgtccgttggcatctagttgtgatcTCTGTTTCCATTCATcgtcgttgtgatgtctggagGTGGTTGTGCCCATGGAAGAGAAAAGTCTATACCAGAAACAGAAAAAGATTCCCagcattgtgcaaatttctacggttcttggtattcaatccctatttaccctgaaagtctgatagtcgttgctctcatccgttcgggatcccagttgattgaataggggcagctgtagcacctcaaatttgcaccctaccttttatacattcatttcatattaggtcattaacataatatggtccattgcatagcattgcatagccatttgcccaagtgcaagccattctgaagaattaggtcaaactggtcaggagatcaggtcgagcaagcaagcaagtgccatttccattgagacaaagccctagggatgatttatcaagttcatatggtctaaggatcattgtgaagtgatttggccaaaggttggatgatcaaagctcaacaaTCAAGCTGAATTTCTTTAGAAACCcttaaaagtcaactgtggtcaactgtgcctgattttatggattggaaggtgtgagatggtttgaaaggcctcattcatgtccatataagtctcatttgacatatcaaagaccaaggttgaagatttggaggtcagacaaaaagtttccaaaaatagcaggtgacctgtaatttcaactgcccaaaatggaaagtttttctcctcaaaattacttcatcatacaagcttcaaatggaatttttttccaacatgaaagttgaatatcttgatgtcaccattccaaaaagtccaagaacttgaaattcccatgtgtggttggcaagatatggtccattcattttcagaaaatgcctaaattcaaagtgccataactttcacatggaaaggccaatttggttgatttttctttgagcaaaccacatttcatatgaaatttcatggtgCATCATTACATTCCATCAAAAATCATCAttgcaaaatggcatttttcaagtgaactcatttgcatttttggtgtgaaatAGTTATTTTCAAAATTACAAGCCATATGCACTTGGGACCTTTTCCAACACATCCAAAATGACATTTAGAACTTGCTTGAACTGATTTTAcactgttacattggctgcataagaaaaagggcattttggccaaaatcATGAAAATGTGCATTACACTAATCATTCCAATTTGCCTAATTGAGATTAACAAGTGGATTAGTGTGAGGTATAAAgtcttaattgtaacagaaatgGATAATGACAtttcattttttcagatccaaaggaaaaatctcaaaattctctcaattttctccacTTTCACATACACTATTTTTCATCATTTCTTCAAGAATTCATCAATACTTGTGTTGTTTCTTTGTTGATTCTTCATCTGCAGGTCTTTTGTGAGTTTTGTTTGTGGTAATTTGAGGAAGAATCGTGCCAAAACTCACTGTTGCAACCTTGAGTTCATCAATGGCAGCTGGCCAATTCTTCATGATCGTGCCTTGCTGAGCTAAACAATTACCTCCACTCATCTCCTACATCAAtatactccatctgttttcacAATTCCAAGCAAAACAAGCACGGATTCCACAGCTGCACCTCAAGAAGGTTGGAATTCAAACTCTTTAACTCTTGCAATTTCCATGTGGTTTAGGTAGTGCCTTTGACATAGAGTAGAATGAAGCTTGAATCGTGCAATTTCGTTGGATATCCATGGAGAAATCTTGAATTAAAGTTTGTGTGCCAAAACTATTTTCGATTGGATCTTTTTGTGTGTGGAGTTCTGGATGATTTCATGGCCATATTTGTGATGTACGTTGCATGCTGATTCCAACCATATATAGTTTGTACATTTTCGTGCCAGTTTGTTCTTGACGAATTCTGGagatgatgaacacgatgaagtTCTTGAGATTTCTGGAAAAAGCGCGTGTTAGATCTTGTTTGCCACGGCCTGAATTTGAATTCGTGTTTCCCTCCGGATCGGACCAATCACGTGCTGCCATGCAGTTTAATGGAGCGCAGCGTTTTGGCCCTGGCTGTGaagaattacaaaaatgccattcgctgtttatttaattcattaattcattttaaaacttaaataattatttcattttcacaataaacttcaaaaaatcataatcaattcattttttatccaaattgagtgggaatttttgcatccatctccaaattttatctagttttttttaggtatgataatgaaagttgtgcctggtgagTTTTTGGTTTTGCCTAATGATCTTTGACATGTATGCATTATATGTATGTTTtgccatattgatcatgaaatcttgatgcattatccaaaatgaatgaaatttcacatgcttgttcttgactcttccctggtgattttgatgtatagtttgctaattttgagttcctggttagagagatatgatgtgtttaagttgagtgtgacaatgtgtgtcacactatgttatgatgtgttcatgaattttgttgCCATGCCTATGCTTTGCCAATTGCTCTCAAATTTTGTATGTGATATCTTGTATATGTCTAGTCTTGCCATGATAttttgtaggaattgttgatccatttcctatttgattgggatttttgcttgctgtttagacattttagggttttgcttgGGTGATTACCTTACATGCTctgtgaaatgctcataccttaccatatgaagatgaaatttgatggagtgattcctAACATTTTTGagttcactttggctttggtcccattcatttcttagttgttctcactgttttacatttgcttgaagttggTGTGCCTTTGGTGACctagtttggattgatttttgcatgtcctgacttgttgaatttaatttccttacttcctcttgtccaaatagcatgaaatttgacatgaagctcattgaatgtgttctgtttagactggaagttttgtggaatttattgagctgttttggtatttttttgagtgtgatcattctgtttgctcatatgtggttcacacttgcatagtttgacttaaattgtgcatgaaatgaatttggtgcatagttttgatgtgagaccaattggattctcttcttaatagtttaatcttgattttggataagtttcatgttctgttttgatgatttgatttcattttggccctagtcttggactagtggtttgtgatctcacttttgagttgtgtttcaggttaatagcacaaatggcccATGCTTAATGATGTGCTTCCATTGGAGTTGACTTGTGACTTGTGtatagctaattttgactttgttttgcagggtttGATATTTGAGTTTGGGCCTTAAGggcttgcactttggtgcattggcttgtgtttgtctgtatatagttaattgtgaaccatttgctgtttaattctgtgattggtatactgattgtatttgattgatttcaggtacattagttgctaatattgctttgctttgcttgataagcaatttgcactgaggtataacattcttgtctccatgtagtctggaagacctggcctgttacttggccaagcacctgtctgaagtcctccttaagaggcgatgtttgtgattgtttatttttgtccccaagcaggaaaagtccttgattaaggcaattggcggataaaagagataagcaatctatctcccgctcttctgttgagtcatccctctgctcacaccactgtgttgatgcattgggatacaaacccaagatcttgtacaatgtacagttgtgtcatagtcttaagtgtagaagggttcctcctttctggacccacacttctttgtctgaagctctccctgaccagggataagagctgtgaagtcttatcttcactctcctttcatcagcttcaccttggctctcaatgtcaaggttaagagctaacctcacccctgtacagatgacttgctcttgcagtcttaccctttgattgagccccatttgtgtgcatatagtgtgtgctacttgtgaatgcttgatttgctgtttgcttgtgttgaataggataggcttgcttcctgtgcaagttagctagaaaccttgacttagggacaatcttgcatgataacatctaggctcgagttagtctccctagttgtgtctccctctggtctctggttaggctaatcatgtgtccctccgtaggggaactacgtcgccctgatcctcataccagatgaggtacgtaggcaggagatgagaagatctctccgggcgcctgtgtctttgttttgtcttgttgtgtgcttggaagctgatgtatgtccatcgagtggcattcgggttccaatgtggttttgtttggttcggatgctgatataagtccaacgattggcattcggattccatatttgcctttgtctgttgtgttttgtgtgcgtgttagccgagctacggatgctctgattctccttagtccaaggagatacgtatgcataggatacgatatcctagcgagcatgtgtcgtttccccagtccgaactactttgactctgatgtctatgcctgatagactaagtaggcccaggatgcgatatcctgccgagtcagtcttgtttgttttctcgtgtctctttcagccagttgtgtgtgtgtaagcagtgtttttagcaaccattttccttcctattgtgcgtggatcccgtcgagtacgacggatgcgtaggggtgctaataccttcccttcgcataaccatCGACAGTTATATTGGTACCCATTTCCATACCGTAAAATCAACACAAGGAGTAATGGATTTTAAAGATGAAAACAGTGACATGCAAAATACACACATTGTTTTCATATAGAGATATGCATCAGTATCATGAAAAGTTACACAATGTTTATTCCTAAAACTCAAGATGATAGAAGTCAAGTATATATGTTATGGTCTTCACTACCTGCATTTCAGCATATTCACGCTCTTAAAAATGAAATAGAGACATAATCAGTTTGCAAATTAAAAAAGAGTATACAATTCTTACAAATGAAATAGAGACATAATCAATTTgcaaattaaaattaaattgataAAACAAGATCCATATCACCAACTGTCTTCTTAAATTGTCAAATACATGATATAATAATTATGAATTTCTGAAGTTGACAAATCACTTTGTATACATGGTAAAAATCCTAATAACCATAGCAATATACCTCCGGGtgaaaataaaaagagaaaaaaaaactaGTTACTTGATCCTCCAATCGAAAGAAGGCTTTCCTTGTAAAGTCCGGTATAACAACAATAATCTTCTCCTTACCCAACCAATAAGATGCACCATTCATGTACAATTCCTCCCCATTAAATGGGTTACCAACACACCATTGAGCCATATCATCCATGTGGAGTATCTTCCAAGAATTATTTCTTAGACTATATATCTCAAAAAAGGAGAAATACATTATACCTTGTGGTGGAGGAGAATCAGGATCATAGTCATTACAGCTATCAAATGTTACATATTGAATCACCTTAAAGTCATCTCTTACTTGGTCATAACCAAACCCATGAAAGTCATGAAACACGCCAAGGCGAGGGTGTTTTGGTACAAGCTCATCGGGGCTAGGAGGAATGACAACGAATTCTTCGATAGCTGGGTTCCACAATACATATTTGACCTTATTAGAACCTCCCCTTACATTCTTTGTCCCGATACAAAAAACACCGCTAACACTTGTTTTTCCCAAAATATTAAGATAAAAGTCATCCTCTTGAAATGGAGGTGGCAAAATTAATTTGATTCTACTATCGAGCAAATGCAATTCAGGATGGTAACGATTAGCACAATCACGTTTAAATATGAGGAGATATGTACGATGATCCTCGGAATTGCTATGAGATATGAAATGGTTGCGGAACATATTGATGAAATGAGAATTTTCAAATAAAATGGACCATGATTTGCGTACGCAACCAAAACGCTTCAATGATTTAACGGGGAGTTTCGAAAGAACATGGAAGGCAACATCATCGTCAATATACTTTCTGCTAACCTTTGAATCAGACCACTTGTTGAATGGCAGTGATAGCTTCTGCTGATAATCCATGAACGAGTTGAACGGTGATGATTTCTTATGTTGATAATCCGTGGTCGAGTTTAACGGCGGTGATTACTTCTACAAATAATCTGTGGTCAAGTTGAACGACGGTGATTGCTTCTGCAAATAATCCATGGTCGAGTTGAAATAGTTTTTAAAATGCTAATTtaaatattttcttattttattaaaacttattttggattttaatatttttttaaaattatttaattttgaagtcatttcaaatcatttttcataaatatcatttttgagatacaatTTTTAGTCTAAATTGTAATTAagattatattttaatttttaataacATATGTCTATATTATAATATATCAAAACTAGTCTTTAaatttagaaaaaataaatataaataaaatttataatattttgaaaatcaatttcataaaatttatttttgaaaatacaaaaaaataaaaataattagAGCTAAAACAGACCCTTCATTTGATTTAGATTTTGTGAAAAATCATTCTAAAATGTAAATCAAACTGAATATTATTCATTGAT is a window of Lathyrus oleraceus cultivar Zhongwan6 chromosome 6, CAAS_Psat_ZW6_1.0, whole genome shotgun sequence DNA encoding:
- the LOC127096551 gene encoding F-box only protein 8-like → MDYQQKLSLPFNKWSDSKVSRKYIDDDVAFHVLSKLPVKSLKRFGCVRKSWSILFENSHFINMFRNHFISHSNSEDHRTYLLIFKRDCANRYHPELHLLDSRIKLILPPPFQEDDFYLNILGKTSVSGVFCIGTKNVRGGSNKVKYVLWNPAIEEFVVIPPSPDELVPKHPRLGVFHDFHGFGYDQVRDDFKVIQYVTFDSCNDYDPDSPPPQGIMYFSFFEIYSLRNNSWKILHMDDMAQWCVGNPFNGEELYMNGASYWLGKEKIIVVIPDFTRKAFFRLEDQVTSFFFSFYFHPEVYCYGY